Proteins encoded together in one Hevea brasiliensis isolate MT/VB/25A 57/8 chromosome 16, ASM3005281v1, whole genome shotgun sequence window:
- the LOC131174602 gene encoding uncharacterized protein LOC131174602, which translates to MLDENRLTRPNFFYWLRNLRIVLNLERTGYILDSKIPSALPPKATEAEHDTLRKWHKDDMQAKCYMLASMTNQLQKQHEKMQTSSEILSHLQELFSENSRLARYKISKQLFKMKIHEGQDVGEHVQTMIRLIEQLEALDFSMDFSLQTNLILQSLSESFRSFITNFHITKQECTLAGLLNILTKKKKKSNKKKPSPIPGPSSRVGKKSQTVKKKAEADPADKGKCFHCQKDGH; encoded by the exons ATGCTAGATGAAAATAGGCTCACTAGACCTAACTTTTTTTATTGGCTAaggaatttgagaattgttctcaaTCTTGAGCGTACAGGATACATTCTTGATTCTAAGATTCCTAGTGCACTACCACCTAAGGCCACAGAAGCAGAACATGACACTTTGAGAAAGTGGCATAAAGATGACATGCAAGCCAAGTGCTATATGCTTGCTTCAATGACTAATcaattacagaagcagcatgagaaaatGCAAACATCTTCTGAAATACTAAGTCACCTTCAAGAGTTGTTTAGTGAAAATAGTAGGTTAGCTAGATataagatatctaaacagttgttCAAAATGAAAATTCATGAAGGCCAGGATGTGGGAGAACATGTCCAGACCATGATTCgacttatagagcagctggaagCATTGGATTTCTCTATGGACTTTTCTCTTcaaacgaatttgatccttcaatccttgTCAGAGTCTTTTAGAAGCTTTATCACAAACTTCCATataactaaacaagaatgcactttGGCTGGTCTTCTAAACATTCTT accaagaagaagaagaaaagcaacaAGAAGAAGCCGTCTCCTATCCCTGGCCCTTCTAGTAGAGTGGGAAAAAAGAGCCAAACTGTGAAAAAGAAGGCAGAAGCAGATCCTGCtgacaaaggaaagtgtttccactgtcaaaAGGATGGACACTAG